From a region of the Impatiens glandulifera chromosome 4, dImpGla2.1, whole genome shotgun sequence genome:
- the LOC124935889 gene encoding uncharacterized protein LOC124935889: protein MEDQLITKTNNEQEDEVSVRTKSNLQYNNTSNEVYFDDVDSSCSTPFVSAPTSPDRAESVNFGGGGFFYSAPASPMHFVLCSVSPKRSTPPLSEPSLSFDFGFSARHGTTVDSASGGSMSSADELFFNGQIRPMKLSNHHKTLAPLPDLDESEEHGTDHTDDGSVGRGRDLKCNDRSLRRRARSTSPLRKSSFQWLDVEEEDAEKTEITETIEDKNNESSPSALGETETETTPSMSTSSSRSSSTNRNSKKWLFLKDLLHRSKSEGSSTSSNNGQRFWSSISFSPVKDRKASTPSPSLPPAAESGGEKKKSTKKVVMNGVAGKSRSRGVPMSAHELHYKASRAQTEEMRKKTFLPYKQGVLGCLGFSSKSYGAMNGFARALNPVSSR from the coding sequence ATGGAAGATCAGCTCATAACCAAAACAAACAATgaacaagaagatgaagtatCCGTACGCACCAAATCAAACCTCCAATACAACAACACATCTAATGAAGTGTACTTCGACGATGTTGACAGCTCATGCTCAACTCCCTTCGTTAGCGCTCCAACAAGTCCTGACCGTGCTGAATCGGTTAACTTCGGAGGCGGCGGTTTCTTCTACAGTGCTCCGGCTAGTCCAATGCATTTCGTCCTCTGTTCCGTTTCTCCGAAACGGAGTACTCCTCCTTTGTCCGAACCGTCACTCTCCTTTGATTTCGGTTTCTCCGCTAGACACGGAACTACAGTCGATTCAGCATCTGGAGGATCGATGAGTTCCGCCGATGAGTTGTTCTTTAATGGTCAGATCCGGCCAATGAAGCTCTCTAATCATCACAAAACTCTAGCGCCGTTACCTGATCTGGATGAATCTGAAGAACATGGAACAGATCATACAGATGATGGTTCTGTTGGAAGAGGTCGAGATCTGAAATGTAACGATAGATCTTTGAGGCGTAGAGCTAGATCCACTTCTCCTTTAAGAAAATCTTCCTTTCAATGGCTAGACGTTGAGGAAGAGGATGCAGAGAAGACGGAGATAACTGAAACAATCGAAGACAAGAACAACGAATCATCGCCATCGGCATTGGGAGAAACTGAAACTGAAACTACGCCGTCGATGTCAACTTCATCTTCTAGGTCATCATCAACTAATCGGAACTCGAAGAAATGGTTGTTTCTCAAAGATCTACTCCACAGGAGTAAAAGTGAAGGTAGTAGTACTAGTAGTAACAACGGTCAAAGATTCTGGAGCTCCATCTCGTTTTCACCTGTCAAGGACAGAAAAGCTTCAACGCCGTCGCCGTCGCTTCCGCCGGCGGCGGAATCCGGCGGGGAAAAGAAGAAATCAACGAAGAAGGTGGTAATGAATGGTGTTGCAGGAAAGAGTAGGAGTAGAGGAGTACCAATGTCGGCACATGAACTTCATTACAAGGCAAGTAGGGCACAGACTGaagagatgaggaagaagaCATTCTTACCGTACAAGCAAGGAGTGTTGGGTTGTTTGGGATTTAGTTCGAAAAGCTATGGAGCCATGAATGGGTTTGCTAGAGCTCTGAATCCAGTTTCATCCAGGTAA
- the LOC124934189 gene encoding peptide chain release factor PrfB2, chloroplastic yields the protein MSSLILRRSSHLVIKSTLKRNLFTPLNSFTKDAQFHRSRFSNLINSNLSSAIHSSTIINKGCYRSFTSQPAFEAATIDGLTVEGIIANQWPILDESENDWKSHASAIAQSIHLIKKRMQWKTLIVRIQMLSAQLDKPDLWDDPVRAGKISREHGSLMSKMKEVKSFEQELLEQIDMIKLAREENDSDLESEALKALLDMRRYSLEKELEALLAGDQDPCSCFIEVQAGAGGTESMDWASMVMKMYKMWAQRRGYGVTVVDEMPGDIAGIKRATIKLDGKYAFGYAKAEVGVHRLVRISPFDNAKRRHTSFAAVAVIPILGDASSQVQINESDLKIERYRSGGPGGQHANTTDSAVRITHVPSGITACSQNQRSQHQNKASAMAVLQARLDQLEMTRQAQMNAQHTQSLTEISWGNQIRTYVLHPYRMVKDLRTNYEVSDPDSVLDGDIDSFILSFLSSSLDKEDVGF from the exons ATGTCATCTTTGATATTGAGAAGATCATCTCATCTTGTTATAAAATCAACCCTAAAACGAAATCTCTTCACTCCCCTCAATTCCTTTACCAAAGACGCTCAATTTCACCGCTCCCGATTCTCAAATCTCATTAACTCGAATTTATCATCTGCGATTCATTCAAGTACTATCATCAATAAAGGATGTTACCGTTCGTTTACTTCTCAGCCCGCCTTCGAAGCCGCTACAATCGATGGACTAACAGTCGAAGGTATAATCGCCAATCAATGGCCAATACTTGACGAGAGTGAAAACGATTGGAAAAGCCATGCTTCAGCGATCGCTCAATCCATTCATCTAATCAAGAAACGGATGCAG TGGAAGACATTGATCGTTAGAATTCAGATGTTATCAGCTCAATTAGATAAACCAGATCTTTGGGATGACCCTGTTCGAGCTGGGAAGATAAGTAGAGAACATGGTTCACTTATGAGCAAAATGAAAGAGGTGAAATCTTTTGAACAAGAGCTGTTAGAACAGATTGACATGATTAAGCTTGCCCGAGAGGAGAATGATTCGGATTTGGAATCG GAAGCATTGAAGGCTTTACTCGATATGAGAAGATACTCATTGGAGAAAGAACTTGAGGCTTTATTGGCTGGAGATCAAGATCCTTGTTCATGTTTTATAGAG GTTCAAGCTGGAGCAGGAGGCACTGAAAGTATGGATTGGGCTTCAATGGTCATGAAAATGTATAAGATGTGGGCTCAACGCCGTGGATATGGAGTGACGGTTGTGGATGAGATGCCTGGAGACATAGCGGGAATAaag AGAGCAACCATCAAACTAGATGGGAAATACGCATTTGGTTATGCAAAAGCAGAGGTGGGAGTGCATAGGCTCGTTCGTATTTCTCCATTTGATAACGCCAAAAGGAGGCATACTTCATTCGCGGCCGTGGCTGTAATACCAATCCTTGGAGATGCATCTTCTCAAGTTCAAATCAACGAATCTGATCTCAAAATCGAACGGTATCGATCGGGTGGTCCCGGTGGCCAGCACGCTAACACGACCGACAGTGCTGTGAGAATAACCCACGTTCCCTCCGGCATTACTGCGTGCAGTCAAAATCAAAG GTCACAACATCAGAATAAGGCTTCTGCAATGGCTGTTCTTCAAGCGCGTTTAGACCAGCTGGAGATGACCCGTCAAGCTCAGATGAATGCCCAACATACACAGTCTCTTACGGAGATCAGTTGGGGCAATCAGATTCGCACTTACGTGCTTCAT CCTTATCGGATGGTTAAGGATCTTCGGACGAACTACGAAGTATCGGATCCAGATTCTGTTCTAGATGGAGATATAGATAGCTTTATCTTGAGTTTTCTTTCATCTTCATTGGATAAGGAGGATGTTGGATTCTGA
- the LOC124934769 gene encoding 40S ribosomal protein S16 — protein sequence MATPAVESVQCFGRKKTAVAVTHCKRGRGLIKINGSPIELIEPEILRYKAYEPVLLLGRHRFAGVDMRIRVKGGGHTSQIYAIRQSIAKALVAFYQKFVDEQAKKEIKDILMRYDRTLLVADPRRCEPKKFGGRGARSRFQKSYR from the coding sequence ATGGCGACTCCAGCAGTTGAATCCGTTCAATGTTTCGGCCGCAAGAAGACTGCAGTAGCAGTCACTCACTGTAAGCGCGGTCGCGGATTGATCAAGATCAATGGCTCCCCTATCGAGCTTATTGAGCCAGAGATCCTCCGTTACAAGGCTTACGAGCCCGTGCTCCTTCTCGGCCGTCACCGATTCGCCGGCGTCGACATGCGCATTCGCGTCAAAGGAGGTGGTCACACATCTCAGATCTACGCCATCCGTCAGAGCATCGCCAAAGCTCTTGTTGCTTTCTACCAGAAGTTCGTTGACGAGCAGGCGAAGAAGGAGATTAAGGATATTCTGATGAGGTATGATCGTACTCTTCTTGTTGCTGATCCTAGGCGTTGTGAGCCTAAGAAGTTTGGTGGTCGTGGTGCTCGTTCTAGATTCCAGAAGTCTTACCGTTAA